In Prionailurus viverrinus isolate Anna chromosome C2, UM_Priviv_1.0, whole genome shotgun sequence, one DNA window encodes the following:
- the CC2H3orf33 gene encoding protein C3orf33 homolog isoform X1, translated as MADRPQAPASQPPHPDGAAPNVVARVSKWADDHLRLVRNISTVMAIAGIMLLLRSIRMTSKFTSSSDIPVEFIRRNVKLRGRLRRITENGLEIEHIPIALPIITSWKKEPCGVLLVKLAGVELTETGKVWLQKELKPSQVVWFQLLAKENSALICYLLVNKGRYFSVSLNEEILRRGLGKTVLVKGLDYDSKIYWTIHRNLLKAELTALKKGEGIWKEEYEKESYLEKLKGSWREIWKKDNYLKKIGSDFSLKNESYYDKLRRTYETWKDHINNYSLILKFRELMNRIHFRRKG; from the exons ATGGCGGACCGGCCTCAGGCCCCCGCCTCGCAGCCGCCGCACCCGGACGGAGCGGCGCCCAATGTGGTGGCGCGCGTCTCGAAATGGGCGGACGACCACCTGCGCCTCGTCCGG AACATCAGCACCGTAATGGCCATAGCTGGAATAATGTTACTTCTAAGAAGTATTCGGATG ACATCAAAATTTACAAGTTCTTCAGATATTCCAGTAGAATTTATAAGAAGGAATGTTAAACTACGTGGACGATTACGCCGAATAACTGAGAATGGTTTAGAAATTGAGCATATTCCCATTGCTTTACCTATTATAACTTCATGGAAAA AAGAGCCATGTGGTGTTTTGCTGGTTAAGCTGGCAGGAGTAGAACTCACTGAAACCGGGAAGGTGTGGTTACAAAAAGAGTTAAAACCTTCCCAGGTGGTATGGTTTCAACTTCTTGCAAAGGAGAATTCAGCACTTATTTGCTATCTTCTAGTGAATAAG ggTAGATATTTTAGTGTGAGTCTGAATGAAGAAATTTTGAGAAGAGGCCTTGGCAAAACTGTTCTTGTTAAAGGGCTAGATTATGATTCTAAAATCTATTGGACAATTCACAGAAACTTACTTAAAGCTGAATTAACAGcgttaaaaaaaggagaaggaatatggaaggaagaatatgaaaaagaaagttatttggaAAAATTGAAAGGCTCCTGgagagaaatatggaaaaaagacaattatttaaaaaaaattggatcagatttcagtttgaaaaatgaaagttatTATGACAAACTTAGAAGGACTTATGAAACATGGAAAGACCACATAAATAACTACTCCTTAATACTGAAGTTCAGAGAACTTATGAATCGCATACATTTTCGTAGAAAAGGGTGA
- the CC2H3orf33 gene encoding protein C3orf33 homolog isoform X2 has translation MAIAGIMLLLRSIRMTSKFTSSSDIPVEFIRRNVKLRGRLRRITENGLEIEHIPIALPIITSWKKEPCGVLLVKLAGVELTETGKVWLQKELKPSQVVWFQLLAKENSALICYLLVNKGRYFSVSLNEEILRRGLGKTVLVKGLDYDSKIYWTIHRNLLKAELTALKKGEGIWKEEYEKESYLEKLKGSWREIWKKDNYLKKIGSDFSLKNESYYDKLRRTYETWKDHINNYSLILKFRELMNRIHFRRKG, from the exons ATGGCCATAGCTGGAATAATGTTACTTCTAAGAAGTATTCGGATG ACATCAAAATTTACAAGTTCTTCAGATATTCCAGTAGAATTTATAAGAAGGAATGTTAAACTACGTGGACGATTACGCCGAATAACTGAGAATGGTTTAGAAATTGAGCATATTCCCATTGCTTTACCTATTATAACTTCATGGAAAA AAGAGCCATGTGGTGTTTTGCTGGTTAAGCTGGCAGGAGTAGAACTCACTGAAACCGGGAAGGTGTGGTTACAAAAAGAGTTAAAACCTTCCCAGGTGGTATGGTTTCAACTTCTTGCAAAGGAGAATTCAGCACTTATTTGCTATCTTCTAGTGAATAAG ggTAGATATTTTAGTGTGAGTCTGAATGAAGAAATTTTGAGAAGAGGCCTTGGCAAAACTGTTCTTGTTAAAGGGCTAGATTATGATTCTAAAATCTATTGGACAATTCACAGAAACTTACTTAAAGCTGAATTAACAGcgttaaaaaaaggagaaggaatatggaaggaagaatatgaaaaagaaagttatttggaAAAATTGAAAGGCTCCTGgagagaaatatggaaaaaagacaattatttaaaaaaaattggatcagatttcagtttgaaaaatgaaagttatTATGACAAACTTAGAAGGACTTATGAAACATGGAAAGACCACATAAATAACTACTCCTTAATACTGAAGTTCAGAGAACTTATGAATCGCATACATTTTCGTAGAAAAGGGTGA